One segment of Amycolatopsis alba DSM 44262 DNA contains the following:
- a CDS encoding ABC transporter ATP-binding protein, whose translation MSLNLTGVTLTYPDGDSRLTALDDVTLDVPAGALTAVAGPSGSGKSSLLAVAATLITPDDGTVTIDGTVTTGLTRGELTELRRRKIGIVFQQPNLLPSLTAVEQLQVMARIDGRSTAKARDAAMDLLDAVGLTPQAGRRPHQLSGGQRQRVNIARALMNEPTVLLIDEPTSALDHDRGAAVVDLITRLTHERSTATVLVTHDRVHLAAVDRITEVHDGRLSHSAPVG comes from the coding sequence ATGAGCCTGAACCTGACCGGCGTCACCCTCACCTATCCCGACGGCGACTCCCGCCTCACCGCCCTGGACGACGTCACCCTGGACGTGCCCGCGGGCGCGCTCACCGCTGTCGCCGGGCCTTCTGGCTCCGGCAAGTCCAGCCTGCTCGCCGTCGCCGCCACCCTCATCACCCCGGACGACGGGACCGTCACGATCGACGGCACCGTGACCACCGGTCTGACCCGCGGTGAACTCACGGAACTGCGGCGTCGCAAGATCGGGATCGTGTTCCAGCAACCCAATCTGCTGCCCTCGCTCACGGCCGTCGAACAACTTCAGGTCATGGCCCGGATCGACGGCCGCTCCACGGCCAAGGCCCGTGACGCGGCCATGGACCTGCTCGACGCCGTCGGGCTCACACCGCAGGCGGGACGCCGTCCGCACCAGCTCTCCGGTGGTCAACGGCAGCGGGTGAACATCGCCCGCGCTCTGATGAACGAGCCCACCGTGCTGCTGATCGACGAACCGACGAGCGCACTCGACCACGACCGCGGCGCCGCGGTCGTCGACCTGATCACCCGGCTCACTCACGAGCGCTCCACCGCGACCGTTCTGGTCACCCACGACCGGGTCCACCTCGCCGCGGTGGACCGGATCACCGAAGTCCACGACGGGAGGTTGAGCCACTCCGCGCCAGTGGGTTGA
- a CDS encoding LuxR C-terminal-related transcriptional regulator, which translates to MDSTWPLVGRRRELSSIDEVLAGATGGLVLAGPPGVGKTRLLRVAMDRAAAAGRRVELLAATGAGSSIPLGAASHLLPATPSADEEPDRTTLFRWASAGWDEDGAVLAVDDAHLLDEGSAALVHHLCTHRRVVVIATVVTGASAPDAIFTLWKNGQARRMEVSPLADPLIDDLIGHALDGHVPASVRTRLRRLADGNPLHLQALVLDGLESGALVKESGTWRWQGPVVGAWRLHELVEARLRSCDSAVRSVVELVACGEPLPLELVEPEPGLLAAERAGLLEVTGDGRRSEARLAHPIYGEVLRSGLKPLRAREIHRTLAERLGATSLRRRDDLLRLTTWQLATGVRPSVPDMLAAARQSLARHDLVLAERLARAAVDAGSDQARTLLAEVLSWCGRHQDGIAVLAESGRSEPSDWTTTRARLLYWGLARHDEATTMLPDDPTVTRALILLAEGNCREALDIALKIAELESAPIDARLWAFTTAVNAYAMLGKVSTALDIARQGRRLAERHEDLVRTGLPYLRLAEGYALLFAGRLSEAQDVAEDGGQSAVQVGDPGLIAAWSALSGLISQLRGELRAAVTSLREAVAIETAQDPTGSLHLHEMILAGTLAMSGSVDEAAEVLDGAREEDSRTAVKRLFRPHAEAHRAWVSAARGDLRGAAEIALDGAALARDAGLPCMEAVVLYEAARLGAARQAEKRLKVLAETVEGDLARVYRDAAAAMAADDEAALLAAADAFADLPAPLLAAEMLTAAGRVAQEAGQTRRAGAALARARELARCCPTARTPVLDSVEGTQQLTPREREIARLAARQATSPEIARRLRLSVRTVDNHLAHVYDKLGISSRIELTSLFRGN; encoded by the coding sequence TTGGATTCGACGTGGCCGCTGGTGGGACGGCGAAGAGAGCTTTCCTCGATCGACGAAGTGCTGGCGGGGGCAACCGGCGGGCTCGTCCTCGCCGGACCGCCCGGCGTCGGGAAGACCCGGTTGCTGCGGGTCGCGATGGATCGCGCGGCCGCGGCCGGGCGCCGTGTCGAACTACTGGCCGCGACCGGCGCCGGATCCTCGATCCCGCTCGGCGCCGCTTCCCATCTCCTGCCTGCCACCCCGTCGGCGGACGAAGAACCCGACCGCACAACACTTTTCCGATGGGCGTCCGCGGGATGGGACGAGGACGGCGCGGTTCTCGCCGTCGACGACGCCCATCTGCTCGACGAGGGTTCGGCAGCACTGGTCCATCATCTGTGCACCCACCGCCGGGTCGTCGTGATCGCGACCGTGGTGACCGGGGCGAGTGCTCCGGACGCGATCTTCACCTTGTGGAAGAACGGGCAGGCCCGCCGCATGGAGGTTTCCCCGCTTGCCGATCCCCTGATCGACGATCTGATCGGACACGCGCTGGACGGCCACGTTCCGGCGTCCGTCCGAACCCGGCTGCGCAGGCTGGCCGACGGGAACCCGTTGCATTTGCAGGCTTTGGTGCTCGACGGGCTCGAATCCGGTGCGCTGGTGAAGGAAAGCGGAACCTGGCGATGGCAGGGTCCGGTGGTCGGCGCCTGGCGGCTGCACGAACTCGTGGAGGCTCGGCTGCGCAGTTGCGACTCGGCCGTGCGGTCGGTCGTCGAGCTGGTGGCGTGTGGTGAACCCTTGCCGCTCGAACTGGTCGAGCCCGAACCGGGACTGCTCGCTGCCGAACGCGCCGGGCTGCTCGAGGTCACCGGCGACGGCCGTCGCTCCGAAGCCCGGCTCGCTCATCCGATCTATGGCGAAGTCCTCCGTTCCGGCCTGAAACCACTACGTGCCAGAGAGATCCATCGAACCCTTGCCGAACGCCTCGGCGCGACCTCGTTGCGGCGCAGGGACGATTTGCTGCGCCTGACCACCTGGCAGCTCGCCACCGGCGTGCGGCCGAGTGTGCCGGACATGCTCGCCGCGGCCCGGCAATCCCTTGCCCGTCATGACCTCGTGCTCGCGGAACGGCTCGCGCGCGCCGCCGTCGACGCGGGATCCGATCAGGCGCGGACCTTGCTCGCCGAGGTACTCAGCTGGTGCGGACGGCATCAGGACGGGATCGCGGTACTCGCGGAAAGCGGCCGGTCCGAACCCAGCGACTGGACCACCACCAGGGCGAGGCTCCTGTACTGGGGGCTCGCGCGGCACGACGAGGCCACCACGATGCTGCCGGACGACCCGACGGTGACGCGGGCACTGATCCTGCTCGCCGAAGGGAACTGCCGGGAGGCGCTCGACATCGCGCTCAAGATCGCCGAACTGGAGTCGGCCCCGATCGACGCGAGACTCTGGGCGTTCACCACGGCGGTCAACGCCTACGCGATGCTCGGCAAGGTCTCGACGGCGCTCGACATCGCGCGCCAGGGGCGGCGGCTCGCCGAACGCCACGAGGACCTGGTCCGCACCGGACTGCCGTATCTCCGGCTCGCCGAGGGGTACGCGTTGCTGTTCGCGGGCAGGCTTTCCGAGGCACAGGACGTCGCCGAGGACGGTGGGCAGTCGGCCGTGCAGGTCGGCGATCCCGGCCTGATCGCGGCATGGTCGGCGCTGTCCGGACTGATCTCCCAGCTACGCGGGGAACTCCGCGCCGCCGTGACGTCACTGCGCGAAGCCGTCGCCATCGAAACCGCGCAGGATCCGACCGGCAGCCTCCACCTGCACGAGATGATCCTCGCCGGAACGCTCGCGATGAGCGGATCCGTCGACGAAGCGGCGGAAGTCCTCGACGGCGCTCGTGAGGAAGACTCGCGGACCGCGGTCAAGCGGCTCTTCCGGCCGCACGCCGAAGCTCATCGCGCCTGGGTCAGCGCCGCCCGCGGTGACCTGCGTGGCGCGGCGGAGATCGCGCTCGACGGCGCCGCGCTCGCCAGGGACGCCGGACTTCCGTGCATGGAAGCGGTCGTGCTGTACGAGGCCGCCCGGCTCGGCGCGGCGAGGCAGGCGGAGAAACGCCTGAAGGTGCTCGCGGAGACCGTCGAAGGCGACCTGGCCCGCGTCTATCGCGACGCGGCAGCGGCCATGGCGGCGGACGACGAAGCCGCGCTGCTCGCCGCGGCGGACGCGTTCGCCGACCTGCCCGCTCCCCTTCTCGCCGCCGAGATGCTGACGGCCGCCGGTCGGGTGGCGCAGGAAGCGGGGCAGACACGACGGGCGGGCGCCGCTCTCGCGAGGGCGCGCGAACTGGCGCGATGTTGCCCGACCGCGCGGACTCCGGTGCTCGACAGCGTCGAGGGCACTCAGCAGCTGACGCCGAGGGAACGCGAGATCGCCCGGCTGGCCGCGAGGCAGGCGACGAGCCCGGAGATCGCGCGGCGGTTGCGGCTGTCCGTCCGGACGGTGGACAACCATCTGGCCCATGTGTACGACAAGCTCGGCATTTCGAGCAGGATCGAACTCACCTCGCTGTTCCGCGGGAATTGA
- a CDS encoding flavodoxin family protein, which translates to MRAMVVYESMSGNTEQVAKAVGEGLGRYTEVSVVNVDDVRSVPDADLLVVGGPTHVHGLSWPSSRSEAARQALDDVRSSTGLREWLGTLNRLPGGPVAAFDTRMGKPRWLTGSAAVVALRRLRRLGRVPLVPPESFLVETDGQQPVLRAGELDRAREWGAALGRRFASVRKTGRPEGGGGGGKA; encoded by the coding sequence ATGCGGGCGATGGTGGTGTACGAGTCGATGTCCGGGAACACCGAACAAGTGGCGAAAGCCGTGGGGGAAGGTCTCGGCCGGTACACGGAGGTCTCCGTGGTGAACGTCGACGACGTCCGGTCCGTGCCGGACGCCGATCTGCTGGTGGTCGGCGGGCCGACTCACGTGCACGGGCTGTCATGGCCGTCGAGCCGGTCCGAGGCGGCCAGGCAGGCCTTGGACGATGTCCGATCGAGTACGGGCCTCCGTGAATGGCTCGGCACCTTGAACCGGTTGCCGGGTGGCCCGGTGGCGGCCTTCGACACCCGGATGGGAAAACCGCGCTGGCTCACCGGTTCCGCCGCGGTCGTCGCGCTACGCAGGTTGCGGCGGCTCGGCCGCGTGCCACTCGTGCCACCGGAGAGCTTCTTGGTCGAGACCGACGGACAACAGCCGGTGTTGCGCGCCGGTGAGCTCGACCGTGCCCGCGAGTGGGGTGCGGCGCTCGGCAGGCGGTTCGCCTCGGTCCGAAAGACCGGCCGTCCGGAAGGCGGTGGCGGCGGTGGGAAGGCGTGA
- a CDS encoding universal stress protein: MGRREPVVAGVDGSESALRAVRWAAGEAVRNERPLRLVHACVPPDHDYPNLEVTAAEVREAMWATAAGRLETAAEVARTSEPSLKIEAEARSGDPRVLLVDESWRAAMVVLGSRGLTGAGRLLLGSSGLALAVHGHCPVIVVRGDRSGSGPVLVGVDDWSGSAAAVRFAFEEASTLGVPVTVLKTLPENDPAGSAAQELSLRSLEKHVDWVASGFPQVLSECLVVRGRSGRVLTEYGGRAGLIVVGNRGHSGFGGLLLGSVGQELPGRVPCPVAVVRPGALPTFVIRREEPLTVRGERPHQAVFGKDRGNADDRDQGDTRRARDGAR; encoded by the coding sequence GTGGGAAGGCGTGAACCCGTGGTGGCGGGAGTCGACGGTTCCGAATCCGCGCTGCGGGCGGTGCGCTGGGCGGCGGGGGAAGCCGTCCGGAACGAGCGACCGCTGCGGCTGGTCCACGCCTGCGTCCCGCCGGACCACGACTATCCCAACCTGGAGGTCACCGCGGCCGAAGTACGTGAAGCCATGTGGGCGACCGCTGCCGGCAGGCTGGAGACCGCCGCCGAAGTCGCCCGGACGTCGGAGCCGTCGCTGAAGATCGAAGCCGAGGCCAGATCCGGGGATCCACGGGTACTGCTGGTCGACGAGTCCTGGCGGGCGGCGATGGTGGTGCTGGGTTCACGCGGGCTCACCGGGGCAGGCCGGTTGCTGCTGGGGTCGTCGGGGCTCGCGCTCGCGGTCCACGGCCACTGTCCGGTCATCGTCGTCCGTGGCGATCGGAGCGGATCGGGACCGGTGCTGGTCGGGGTGGACGACTGGAGTGGTTCGGCAGCCGCGGTGCGGTTCGCGTTCGAGGAAGCGTCGACCCTCGGCGTGCCGGTGACAGTGCTCAAGACCTTGCCCGAGAACGATCCGGCCGGTTCCGCCGCGCAGGAGCTTTCCCTGCGGTCTTTGGAGAAGCACGTCGACTGGGTCGCATCGGGGTTCCCGCAGGTCCTGTCGGAGTGCCTCGTCGTCAGGGGCCGCTCTGGCCGGGTGCTGACGGAGTACGGCGGGCGGGCCGGGCTGATCGTGGTCGGAAACCGTGGCCACAGTGGTTTCGGCGGACTGCTGCTCGGTTCTGTCGGCCAGGAGTTGCCAGGGCGCGTGCCGTGTCCTGTCGCCGTCGTCCGGCCGGGGGCGCTTCCCACGTTCGTCATCCGACGGGAGGAACCGCTCACGGTCAGGGGAGAGCGGCCGCATCAGGCGGTCTTCGGAAAGGATCGAGGAAATGCGGACGACCGGGATCAAGGTGACACCCGACGTGCACGTGACGGTGCGCGGTGA
- a CDS encoding sensor histidine kinase gives MITTPALTPTSRMLTWCLHLLLIALLALAAVRAVVDGSPRAGAVVATALTCGVVYAAGPLLPRVRTSRRAAAWWLFAVGVAWLVLLALTADGVWVAFPLYFLQLHLLPRRQGLVAVIATALAAIIAFAAHQGSFVPAAAIGPALGAAVAVAVVWGYQALYRESERRRNLIEELTATRAELAGAQHEAGVLAERERLANEIHDTLAQGLSSIQLLLRAAERRLPDNAGNAALYVEQARQAAADNLAEARRFVIALSPPALDNTTLPDALERLCATISARHRVAAHFRLVGTPVPLPTTHEVAMLRIGQSALANTVRHAKASIARVTLSYLDEHVTLDVVDDGIGFDPERGGFGLTAMRTRAETLDGTLTVESSPGQGAALSVRFPVEPQELP, from the coding sequence GTGATCACCACGCCCGCTTTGACCCCGACGAGCCGGATGCTGACCTGGTGTCTGCACCTGCTGCTCATCGCCCTGCTCGCGCTGGCGGCAGTGCGAGCGGTCGTCGACGGCTCACCCCGTGCGGGAGCGGTCGTCGCGACGGCACTGACCTGCGGCGTGGTCTACGCGGCGGGCCCGCTCCTGCCCCGTGTCAGGACGTCCCGGCGAGCCGCCGCTTGGTGGCTGTTCGCGGTGGGCGTCGCATGGCTGGTCCTGCTGGCGCTGACCGCCGACGGCGTGTGGGTCGCGTTCCCGCTGTACTTCCTGCAGTTGCACTTGCTGCCGCGCCGTCAGGGCCTGGTGGCGGTGATCGCGACAGCGCTGGCCGCGATCATCGCGTTCGCCGCCCATCAGGGTTCCTTCGTCCCGGCGGCGGCGATCGGCCCGGCTCTCGGGGCCGCCGTCGCGGTCGCCGTGGTCTGGGGCTATCAGGCGCTGTACCGCGAAAGCGAACGGCGCCGGAACCTGATCGAGGAGCTCACCGCCACCCGCGCGGAACTCGCCGGAGCCCAGCACGAAGCGGGGGTGCTCGCCGAACGGGAGCGGCTGGCCAACGAAATCCACGACACCCTCGCCCAGGGGTTGTCGAGCATCCAACTCCTGTTGCGTGCCGCCGAAAGACGGCTGCCCGACAACGCCGGGAACGCCGCCCTCTACGTCGAGCAAGCCCGTCAGGCGGCCGCGGACAACCTCGCCGAAGCCCGCCGCTTCGTCATCGCGCTGTCTCCCCCCGCACTCGACAACACCACTTTGCCCGACGCGCTGGAACGGCTGTGTGCCACCATCAGCGCCCGGCACCGGGTCGCCGCGCATTTCCGGCTCGTCGGCACTCCCGTTCCGCTGCCGACCACGCATGAGGTCGCGATGCTGCGCATCGGCCAGTCCGCCCTCGCGAACACCGTCCGGCACGCCAAAGCGTCCATCGCCAGGGTCACCTTGAGTTACCTGGACGAGCACGTCACCCTCGACGTCGTCGACGACGGGATCGGCTTCGACCCCGAGCGCGGTGGCTTCGGACTGACCGCGATGCGCACCCGTGCCGAAACACTGGACGGGACCCTCACCGTCGAGTCCTCCCCCGGCCAGGGCGCCGCCTTGTCCGTGCGGTTTCCCGTCGAACCCCAGGAACTCCCGTGA
- a CDS encoding ABC transporter permease has protein sequence MFVAWRDLRFAKGRFALMGAVVVLITLLVGLLSGLTAGLGEQNISAITGLPADKIVFAAPGDGQSLSYANSALTETQRRQWAAAPGVTGAEPLGIATTKATAGNRSAGITVLGVRAGSTLTSDSGAITGDSVVLSTSAAEDLGVRNGDTLSVAGRPLTVAAVSGDAWFSHTPVVWAGLDVWAKTVPPAGGEPSATVLALTTTADVDVTAIDRAVGTKTVSKTDSLSAIGSYTSENGSLQLMRGFLFAISALVIGAFFTVWTIQRSGDIAVLKALGASTGFLLKDALGQAVVLLVGGTALGTGLAVGLGAVVAGSAVPFLLTPATVLVPAAVMILLGALGAALSVRRITAVDPLTALGSAR, from the coding sequence GTGTTCGTCGCCTGGAGAGACCTGAGATTCGCCAAAGGGCGATTCGCCCTGATGGGTGCCGTAGTCGTGCTGATCACCCTGCTGGTCGGTTTGTTGTCCGGGCTCACCGCCGGGCTCGGCGAGCAGAACATCTCCGCGATCACCGGCCTGCCCGCCGACAAGATCGTCTTCGCCGCTCCCGGCGACGGACAGAGCCTCTCCTACGCCAATTCCGCCCTCACCGAGACGCAGCGGCGGCAGTGGGCCGCGGCCCCTGGCGTCACCGGTGCCGAACCGCTGGGCATCGCCACCACCAAGGCCACCGCGGGGAACCGGAGCGCCGGGATCACCGTGCTGGGTGTCCGGGCCGGTTCGACGCTCACCTCGGACAGCGGCGCCATCACCGGTGACTCGGTGGTGTTGTCGACCTCCGCCGCCGAGGATTTGGGCGTCCGGAACGGGGACACCCTCTCCGTCGCCGGGCGTCCGCTGACCGTCGCCGCCGTGTCAGGGGACGCCTGGTTCAGCCACACCCCGGTGGTGTGGGCAGGCCTCGACGTCTGGGCGAAGACGGTGCCGCCCGCGGGCGGTGAGCCGAGCGCGACCGTGCTGGCGCTGACCACGACAGCCGACGTCGACGTCACGGCCATAGACCGTGCCGTGGGCACGAAGACGGTTTCGAAGACCGACTCGCTGTCCGCGATCGGCTCCTACACCTCCGAAAACGGTTCGCTGCAACTGATGCGGGGTTTCCTTTTCGCCATCTCGGCACTCGTGATCGGTGCCTTCTTCACCGTCTGGACCATCCAGCGCAGCGGCGACATCGCCGTCCTCAAGGCATTGGGGGCCAGTACGGGCTTCCTGCTGAAAGACGCGCTCGGCCAGGCAGTCGTGCTTCTCGTCGGCGGAACCGCCCTCGGGACAGGGCTGGCCGTCGGCCTCGGTGCCGTGGTCGCCGGCTCCGCCGTGCCGTTCCTGCTGACTCCGGCCACCGTTCTCGTCCCGGCCGCCGTGATGATCCTGCTCGGCGCGCTGGGAGCCGCTCTTTCCGTCCGCCGCATCACCGCTGTCGACCCGCTGACCGCACTGGGGAGTGCCCGATGA
- a CDS encoding ribosome hibernation promotion factor, which translates to MRTTGIKVTPDVHVTVRGDLPPAVAERAGRRVKRLFAIAHRPVLAASVRLSRHGNPTMEQPVVVQANLDVGGRRLRAQVAAPTAEEAIARLDTKLRCQLERSALHRAARRGRRPDVDPGEWRHDSLSGLPSLWLPLPEGEREIVRHKAYSLARSTVDDAFFEMHLLDYDFHLFTESGTGQDSVLYHAGPTLHRLAQSTPPGPHRLSPFRLAVTVSGQPAPVLTAAEAVERLGLLGLPFLFFVDIGLKRGSVLYHRYDGHYGLITPAG; encoded by the coding sequence ATGCGGACGACCGGGATCAAGGTGACACCCGACGTGCACGTGACGGTGCGCGGTGACCTTCCGCCCGCCGTCGCCGAGCGTGCCGGGCGGAGGGTGAAACGGCTTTTCGCGATCGCCCACCGTCCCGTGCTCGCCGCGTCGGTGCGGCTGAGCAGGCACGGGAATCCCACCATGGAACAGCCCGTGGTCGTTCAGGCGAACCTCGACGTCGGCGGGAGGCGGCTGCGGGCCCAGGTCGCCGCACCGACCGCCGAAGAGGCGATCGCCCGCTTGGACACGAAGTTGCGGTGCCAGCTGGAGCGGAGCGCGCTCCACCGGGCGGCCAGGCGTGGACGCCGCCCGGACGTCGACCCCGGCGAATGGCGCCACGATTCGCTGTCCGGACTGCCGTCGCTGTGGCTTCCCCTGCCGGAGGGTGAACGAGAGATCGTCCGGCACAAGGCTTACTCGCTCGCACGCTCCACTGTGGACGACGCGTTCTTCGAGATGCACCTCCTGGACTACGACTTCCACCTGTTCACGGAATCGGGGACGGGTCAGGACAGCGTGCTGTACCACGCCGGCCCCACCTTGCACCGGCTGGCGCAGTCGACGCCGCCGGGGCCGCACCGGCTCAGCCCGTTCCGGCTGGCGGTGACCGTCAGCGGGCAACCGGCGCCGGTCCTGACGGCGGCCGAGGCGGTGGAACGGCTCGGTCTGCTCGGTTTGCCGTTCCTCTTCTTCGTCGACATCGGACTGAAGCGGGGCAGCGTCCTCTACCACCGGTACGACGGTCACTACGGCCTGATCACGCCGGCGGGCTAG
- the aztD gene encoding zinc metallochaperone AztD, which translates to MARTTRYVALMATTVSTLALAACATEQPAAEARKDAAPVVANPVAVTYDGGIALLDGKTLKVAKDFPLEGFNRINPAGNDRHLLVTTSTGFRVLDAVGAVLTDDEVKAAKPGHVVRHAGKTVLFADGTGEVTVFDPKTIGTSALPSPKHKTPEAHHGVAVELENGELVTTIGNKDKRLGIVVLDKNKKEIARNEQCPGVHGEAAAQGEAVVVGCETGALIYRNGVITKVTSPDPYGRIGNQSGSDVSPITLGDYKVDKAAELERPNRVSLIDTEKATIKHVDIGTSYTFRSLARGPQGEALVLGTDGQIHVIDPVSGSVTRKIAVLGSWQEPLEWQQPRPAIFVRGGTAYVTDPGKKEIHSVDLASGTKTATGTLSGTPNEVSGVLGG; encoded by the coding sequence ATGGCACGAACCACCCGTTACGTCGCGTTGATGGCGACGACGGTGAGCACACTCGCGCTCGCCGCCTGCGCGACCGAACAGCCCGCGGCCGAAGCCCGGAAGGACGCGGCGCCCGTCGTCGCGAACCCGGTGGCCGTCACCTACGACGGCGGAATCGCCCTGCTCGACGGGAAGACCTTGAAGGTGGCCAAGGACTTCCCGCTGGAAGGCTTCAACCGGATCAACCCCGCCGGGAACGACCGGCATCTCTTGGTCACGACCTCGACCGGGTTCCGGGTACTCGATGCCGTCGGTGCCGTGCTGACGGACGACGAGGTGAAGGCCGCGAAGCCGGGGCACGTCGTCCGGCACGCAGGCAAGACGGTGCTGTTCGCCGACGGGACCGGCGAAGTGACCGTCTTCGATCCGAAAACGATCGGCACCTCCGCTCTGCCTTCGCCGAAACACAAGACGCCGGAAGCGCATCACGGGGTGGCTGTCGAACTCGAAAACGGTGAGCTGGTCACCACGATCGGGAACAAGGACAAGCGGCTCGGCATCGTGGTGCTGGACAAGAACAAGAAGGAGATCGCGCGCAATGAGCAGTGCCCCGGCGTGCACGGTGAGGCGGCCGCGCAGGGCGAAGCTGTCGTGGTCGGCTGCGAAACCGGCGCGCTGATCTATCGGAACGGCGTCATCACCAAGGTGACCAGCCCGGACCCCTACGGCCGCATCGGCAACCAGTCGGGTTCGGACGTCTCTCCGATCACCTTGGGCGACTACAAGGTCGACAAGGCCGCCGAGCTCGAACGCCCGAACCGGGTTAGCCTGATCGACACGGAGAAGGCCACGATCAAGCACGTCGACATCGGGACCAGTTACACCTTCCGATCGCTGGCCCGCGGTCCTCAGGGCGAGGCCCTGGTGCTGGGCACCGACGGCCAGATCCACGTGATCGATCCGGTGAGCGGTTCGGTGACGCGAAAGATCGCCGTGCTCGGCTCGTGGCAGGAGCCGCTCGAGTGGCAGCAGCCGCGTCCGGCGATCTTCGTCCGGGGCGGAACCGCCTACGTGACCGATCCCGGCAAGAAGGAGATCCATTCGGTCGATCTCGCCTCGGGGACGAAGACCGCGACCGGCACGCTTTCGGGAACGCCGAACGAGGTCAGCGGCGTGCTCGGCGGCTGA
- a CDS encoding SHOCT domain-containing protein produces the protein MSYGHCYAGSGWIGVVLVLAIAVIVVAGLVTVAVLLLRRYTRPASGRDEALRILNERFARGEIDKAEYDERRAAIRN, from the coding sequence ATGTCTTACGGACACTGTTACGCCGGCAGCGGCTGGATCGGTGTGGTCCTGGTGCTCGCCATCGCGGTCATCGTGGTCGCCGGACTCGTCACCGTCGCCGTGCTCCTGCTGCGCCGGTACACGCGGCCGGCTTCCGGCCGTGACGAAGCCTTGCGGATCCTCAACGAACGCTTCGCCCGCGGCGAGATCGACAAGGCCGAGTACGACGAACGCCGCGCCGCGATCCGGAACTGA
- a CDS encoding response regulator: MTEPPIRLLLADDHPIVRAGLRALLETEPGLLVSAEAATAEEAVARASEGDIDVVLMDLRFGPGMTGAEATAAITARPGAPRVLIVTTYDSDADTLPAIEAGATGYLLKDAPPEDLAAAVRTAAAGRSTLAPTVADRLMNRMRMPNIALTLREIEVLVLVADGLSNRAIADRLHLTEGTVKSHLARSYTKLGVDSRTSAVATATDLGLIRRAPREW; the protein is encoded by the coding sequence GTGACCGAACCCCCGATCCGTCTCCTCCTGGCCGACGACCACCCCATCGTCCGGGCCGGACTGCGCGCCCTGCTGGAAACCGAACCCGGACTCCTCGTCTCGGCCGAAGCCGCGACAGCGGAGGAAGCGGTGGCCCGCGCCTCGGAAGGCGACATCGACGTCGTGCTGATGGACCTGCGCTTCGGCCCCGGCATGACCGGAGCCGAAGCCACGGCGGCCATCACCGCCCGGCCGGGTGCGCCCCGCGTTCTGATCGTCACCACGTACGACTCGGACGCCGACACCCTGCCCGCCATCGAAGCGGGCGCCACCGGCTATCTCCTCAAAGACGCCCCTCCCGAAGATCTGGCAGCCGCCGTGCGCACAGCCGCGGCCGGGCGCTCCACGCTGGCGCCGACCGTGGCCGACAGGCTCATGAACCGCATGCGCATGCCGAACATCGCGCTGACCCTGCGGGAGATCGAGGTGCTGGTCCTGGTGGCCGACGGCCTGTCCAACCGGGCGATCGCCGACAGGCTCCATCTGACCGAGGGCACCGTGAAATCCCATCTGGCCCGCAGCTACACCAAACTCGGTGTCGACTCCCGCACCTCCGCCGTCGCCACTGCGACCGACCTCGGTCTCATCCGCCGCGCGCCTCGTGAGTGGTGA